The following are from one region of the Hemibagrus wyckioides isolate EC202008001 linkage group LG24, SWU_Hwy_1.0, whole genome shotgun sequence genome:
- the ccdc97 gene encoding coiled-coil domain-containing protein 97, translating into MWGEIDPYPKPASPEPCKPHSGGTEDEDKMEQCCSEPSTPSAHIQDKDSSSLDAMISSIVLSGSPVKSQQLGEPDLTVEEKKQLLMEQYNSKPVVFLERYHTHLKPEHLEAFSHVRSDCRTQYYCHEVQKRASSSANKTRVRNHRYAALRSLQKEGQYFSEEQMRFREPLLYEQYIGQYLSEEEILQRSEEAMQNGPSGLSDLLIDSYHERELQKRLQEEQGRENCAEQEEEEDDEEPTQAEWEPTAEEKALLRDEFLSQMHQRFLEGKDKDFNYSEVDENPDYDNLDILSRDAEEKYFDEDDEEEEEEEEEEEEEGEKESDDHMV; encoded by the exons ATGTGGGGTGAAATCGATCCATACCCCAAACCTGCCAGTCCTGAACCCTGCAAGCCACATAGTGGTGGAACAGAGGATGAGGACAAGATGGAGCAGTGTTGCAGTGAGCCTTCAACCCCCAGTGCCCAT aTTCAGGATAAAGATTCCAGCTCTCTGGATGCCATGATATCATCCATAGTGCTCAGTGGGAGTCCAGTAAAGAGCCAGCAGCTGGGAGAACCTGACCTCACTGTGGAGGAGAAAAAGCAGTTGTTAATGGAACAGTATAACAGCAAGCCAGTAGTTTTTCTGGAGCGTTATCACACTCATTTAAAACCTGAGCATTTGGAGGCCTTCTCACACGTCAGGAGCGACTGCAGAACACAGTATTACTGTCATGAAGTTCAGAAACGAGCGTCAAGTTCGGCCAACAAGACGAGGGTGCGCAACCATCGCTACGCCGCTCTCCGTTCACTTCAGAAGG AGGGCCAGTACTTCAGCGAGGAGCAGATGCGTTTTCGAGAGCCTCTTCTGTATGAGCAGTACATCGGTCAGTACCTGAGTGAGGAGGAGATCCTGCAGCGCTCTGAAGAAGCTATGCAGAATGGCCCCTCTGGTCTGTCTGACCTGCTCATCGACTCCTACCATGAGCGAGAGCTGCAGAAACGCCTGCAGGAGGAACAGGGCCGAGAGAACTGCGCggagcaggaggaagaggagg ACGACGAGGAGCCTACGCAGGCCGAATGGGAACCGACGGCAGAAGAGAAAGCCTTGCTGAGGGACGAGTTTCTGAGTCAGATGCACCAAAGATTCTTAGAAGGCAAAGATAAAGACTTTAACTACAG TGAAGTGGACGAGAACCCAGATTACGACAACCTGGACATTTTAAGTCGTGATGCTGAAGAAAAGTACTTTGATGAAGacgatgaagaggaggaggaagaagaagaggaggaggaggaggaaggggaaAAGGAGTCTGATGATCATATGGTGTGA
- the llgl1 gene encoding lethal(2) giant larvae protein homolog 1 codes for MMKFRFRRQGNDPQREKVKQELFAFNKTVEHGFPNQPSALAYDPKLQLMAIGTKSGAIKVYGAPGVEFTGLHKEAATVTQMHFLHGQGRILSLLDDNSLHLWEIVQKASCSHLEEVRCFSLPGRPGIDSTSATRVTVLLPKLSCDLLAVGTEGGGIHFLELPTFTLLNKSLFQDEIMQSLPDSYKCGKSLGPVESLQEHPQHPDKILIGYSRGLVVLWDFQSRHVDNLFLGKQQLESLVWVRTGNSFVSSHSDGGYMVWPVSSSSRCTNEPISSTIPYGPFPCKAVNKILWRTTQSGAPLVLFSGSMPRASYGDRHCLTILQDSTHVTLDFTSRVIDFFTIHCIDRDAEFDEPSALVVLLEEELVVIDLQTPGWPTIPAPYLAPLHSSAITCSYHISNVPTKLWERVVRAGQQQCSLQTRTTWPICGGKNLAPDSKQKELLLTGHEDGTVRFWDASGVALRPLYKLSTANIFQTDCDHNDSLTQASEEEWPPFQKVGCFDPYSDDPRLGIQKICLCKYSGKLVVAGTAGQVIMMYLCDEKSDHMIDVVTMDLLQDREGFTWKGHDRLPEKSGSVVFAPGFQPVVLVQCMPPAAVTAVTLHAEWNLVAFGTSHGFGLFDYHRRSPVLARCTLHPNDSLAMEGPLSRVKSLKKSLRQSFRRIRKSRVSGKKRVLVSSPSSKVQEANAQLAEQDAEVTPVQRRIEPRSADDSLSGVVRCLCFADTFLRDGTHHGPTMWAGTNSGSVYAYALDVPSQEKFSERSVEALLGKEIQLMHRAPVVSIVVLDGRGNPLPEPYEESRDLAKAPDMQGSHSVLIASEEQFKVFTLPKVSAKTKFKLTAHEGCRVRKVALVNFCSAASEDYSENGLVCLTNLGDIHVFSVPALRPQVRYDCIRKEDISGIASCVFTKTGQGFYLISPSEYKRFSLSARVITEPQCSVDVDRPYEPSEHDLCMPVLPQANGTYKTQSPGSAEHAEGIFDEMQSALSSPGLDSPNSSADITLDTTGELTVEDVKDFLVSVDEAENNLRNMSEEDGRLPGILIN; via the exons ATATGGGGCTCCTGGAGTGGAGTTCACTGGACTTCATAAGGAGGCTGCTACGGTCACACAGATGCACTTCCTGCATGGACAG GGAAGGATTTTATCCCTGCTGGATGATAACTCTCTGCACCTCTGGGAGATTGTGCAGAAGGCTTCCTGCTCCCACCTGGAGGAGGTGCGCTGCTTCAGCCTCCCCGGCAGGCCTGGCATCGACAGCACCAG TGCGACGCGTGTGACTGTTCTGCTGCCAAAACTCAGCTGTGATCTCTTGGCTGTGGGCACTGAGGGTGGTGGAATCCACTTCCTGGAGCTGCCCACTTTCACACTGCTAAACAAATCACTGTTCCAAGATGAAATCATGCAGAG CCTTCCTGATAGTTACAAGTGTGGGAAGTCTCTGGGACCAGTGGAGTCCCTACAGGAGCATCCGCAGCATCCGGACAAAATCCTCATCGGCTACAGTAGAGGCCTCGTTGTGCTCTGGGACTTTCAAAGCCGACATGTAGACAACCTCTTCCTCGGAAAACAG CAGTTGGAGAGCTTGGTTTGGGTCCGAACTGGGAACAGCTTCGTCAGTTCCCACAGCGATGGTGGCTACATGGTGTGGCCTGTTAGTAGCAGTAGCCGCTGCACCAATGAGCCCATCTCTTCCACTATACCGTATG gcCCGTTTCCCTGCAAAGCTGTGAACAAGATCTTGTGGAGGACCACCCAGTCGGG AGCTCCATTGGTGCTGTTCAGCGGCAGCATGCCTCGAGCCAGCTACGGGGACAGACACTGTTTAACGATACTGCAGGACAGTACACACGTTACCCTAGACTTCACCTCACGAGTCATCGACTTTTTCACCATCCACTGCATAGATAGAGACGCAG AGTTTGATGAGCCCTCAGCTCTTGTTGTGCTCCTGGAGGAAGAGCTGGTGGTGATAGACCTTCAGACACCTGGCTGGCCCACAATTCCTGCACCATACCTGGCACCTCTGCATTCCTCTGCCATCACATGCTCCTACCATATATCTAATGTGCCAACCAAGCTGTgggagagagtggtgagagCTGGGCAGCAGCAGTGCTCTCTACAGACACGCACG ACCTGGCCAATATGCGGGGGAAAGAACTTGGCACCTGATTCCAAACAGAAAGAGCTGCTGCTAACTGG ACATGAAGACGGTACAGTACGCTTCTGGGACGCATCAGGAGTGGCACTCAGACCTCTGTACAAGCTGAGCACAGCCAACATCTTCCAAACCGACTGTGACCACAACGACAGCCTGACTCAAGCCAGCGAAGAGGAGTGGCCTCCTTTCCAAAAG gtgGGCTGCTTTGACCCTTACAGTGATGACCCCAGGCTAGGAATCCAAAAGATCTGCCTGTGCAAATACAGCGGCAAGCTGGTGGTGGCTGGTACTGCAGGACAG GTGATCATGATGTACTTATGTGACGAAAAATCCGATCACATGATCGACGTGGTCACCATGGACCTCCTCCAGGACCGGGAAGGTTTCACATGGAAGGGTCATGACCGGCTGCCGGAGAAGTCTGGCTCTGTGGTGTTCGCTCCTGGATTCCAGCCTGTAGTCCTTGTGCAGTGCATGCCCCCTGCGGCGGTTACCGCGGTGACGCTGCATGCTGAGTGGAACCTTGTTGCTTTTGGCACCAGTCATGGCTTTGGTCTCTTCGACTACCATCGCCGTAGCCCTGTGCTGGCAAG gtGTACGCTACATCCCAACGACTCTCTGGCTATGGAGGGTCCACTCTCACGAGTGAAGTCACTGAAGAAGTCACTCCGCCAGTCGTTCAGGAGGATTCGTAAGAGTAGGGTGTCTGGGAAGAAGCGCGTGTTGGTCAGCAGCCCATCCAGTAAA GTCCAGGAGGCTAACGCTCAGTTAGCGGAACAGGATGCTGAGGTGACGCCGGTACAGAGACGGATTGAGCCGCGGTCAGCTGATGATTCGTTATCTGGGGTGGTCCGCTGCCTCTGCTTCGCTGACACATTCCTCCGAGACG GAACGCACCACGGCCCTACCATGTGGGCGGGGACGAATTCAGGCAGCGTGTATGCTTACGCTCTGGATGTGCCCTCGCAGGAGAAGTTCTCCGAGCGGAGCGTGGAGGCTTTGCTAGGGAAAGAGATCCAACTCATGCACAGAGCTCCGGTGGTGTCTATTGTCGTGCTGGACGGCAGGGGGAACCCTCTGCCCGAACCCTATGAGGAGTCCAGAGACCTGGCCAAAGCTCCTGATATGCAGGGCAGCCATTCGGTCCTGATCGCCTCTGAGGAACAGTTTAAG GTCTTCACTCTGCCTAAAGTCAGCGCAAAGACCAAATTCAAGCTGACTGCACACGAGGGCTGCCGTGTACGGAAGGTAGCTCTGGTGAACTTCTGCAGTGCTGCTTCTGAGGACTACTCTGAGAATGGCCTGGTGTGCCTGACCAACCTGGGGGACATTCACGTGTTCAGCGTGCCTGCCTTGAGGCCGCAAGTTCGATACGACTGCATCCGCAAGGAAGACATAAGTGGCATTGCGTCCTGTGTGTTCACCAAGACTGGGCAAG GTTTTTATCTGATCTCCCCGTCCGAGTATAAACggttctctctgtctgcacggGTCATTACTGAACCTCAGTGTTCGGTGGACGTAGATCGACCTTACGAGCCTTCGGAGCATGA TTTGTGTATGCCAGTCCTGCCCCAGGCCAACGGCACATACAAGACCCAGTCACCGGGATCTGCAGAACACGCTGAAG GCATATTTGATGAAATGCAAAGTGCTTTATCGTCTCCTGGCCTGGATTCCCCAAACAGCAGCGCTGATATCACGCTCGACACAACAGGAGAGCTGACTGTGGAGGATGTGAAAGATTTCCTTGT GAGTGTGGATGAGGCTGAGAATAACCTGAGAAATATGAGCGAGGAGGATGGACGGCTTCCTGGGATTCTCATCAACTGA